The Penaeus vannamei isolate JL-2024 chromosome 39, ASM4276789v1, whole genome shotgun sequence genome includes the window TGTTAGTGAAAGTGGAGAGGGTTTGAAGCTGATTTGTAAAATGTAAATTGTGTTTGCAGGGTAATGAAGGTACAATTGGGATAAAGTTTGAGTGTTATTATTGGTTGAACATACAGcaaatttctttctctgttccaaTTTGCAATATGcaattaatttttatatttacataaatttcaGATAGGCATTGACTATGACGAGGTTTGCGAGTATGACATGATGGCAGTTTTCGAACATATCCTGACACAAGTTCCAATATATTACCAAAATGGAGGAAACTCTGTCACTAATGAGGAATTCTTACACGAATTATGGATTTTAGGAACAGATGTGGTTGTGCCTGATGAGACAAGAATTAAGGCCCTTGAACTGGCAGAAAAGGTGAGGTGAATTAGTCTATATTATGCTTGAAATAATTTCAAAATGTATTGAAATTAAAGGGAATAACGCACTGaaatattattagaattatgataGAATTGAAATGCTCTGCTTGttttcattttgcattttttGTTCATGAGTGATATAACTGAATTTTTTTTCCAGTATTTAACTTTTGAtaagagggtgaaggaaatgcTGGAGACCTTGCGTCGTGGAGAAGTGGTTTCTTCAGAATGAAGAGCAAAAAATACAATTTTAGTGAAATGTTAGTAGAATCTAATATGTAACTTGTTTcattgtagacatatatataataatgagaataattttaTTTATGGTTTGAATTATGGCTGTctgtttacttttacttttaaatTAGCCCCTGTATATAAAGAgtggccagggttaccatccactggcagtgtgGGATTTGAATGCAGGTCGGCAAGATTGATAGAACGCTACCATTGCAGTACacaacacataatatatacatatatgtgtttttgggCTTAGTATCTTTTGTAGGCAATACAGACCTAGTAAAAAGGTTAAGATATTTCACCTGTAACTTCTTATGAGTATATAGTACAGTAAGCTGTCTTGTGCATGAGTTCTTCAAGTAGAACTTTTCCATAATGTAGCAGTTCCATGATAAAAAAATCAGAGGTGTTCCATCTATAGATCTTGGTGCCTCGATGAATGATCACTATACTTGTGCAACAACAGGCCAAAGATGAtagatttactttctttttctttgcctttcagCACCACTGAAACTTTTAACTTGTATTCACGAGATATATATTAGGAGTTCACTGTGACCATACTTTTAAAACTATGAATAAGTATGATTACCAcaagaaaaaatgtaattaaCATTTTGATAGTCACATTTTCATCAGGATTTTGTGACTGATAGCTTGAATATCATTGTTGATCATTAATCTTACCTTATTGGTTTGGACTCTGAAGAGGGACGAATGAAGATTTACCATAAGACTTCAAGATGTTATCCAGTTGATGTCATTCCCTAAATAATTGTAATACCTGTGTAAGCTGTGATATATTTAGTGGCATTTATATATTGGACCTCAATTATCCAGTGGATGTCATTCCCTATATAATAGTTATATTTGTGTAAGCAGTGATATATTTAATAgcacatatagaatatatgtcACTAGGCCAGCTTTAAAAGATAAAATCTGTTTAGACACTCCTGTGAATGTAGGCTTAGGGAAGTTTTTTGAGTACTTAAGATGTCCTTGAAGTAAGTATAATGAGGAAGGAGTTGGTACCATGATTTAGAGTTTCTATTTCTACTGATATGGTAAATATATTTAGCTTTATGCACTTTTAGTCATGACATTTTATTGATTTAAGCAGTATATCAGAAAAAGCATCTTGGCAGTACTTTTCTCTTAAACTTCATCTGATGGGGAAATGTCATCATTATGTGAATGAAGTGCGCATTTTTGTATGAGTTGTGTTGAAGTTtacttaatatttatatatttagagttACAGTCATTTATTTCATGTGAAGTTGTTATGTACTTTCTTGGTGGAAGAATAGGCAAAGCATAAGAACATTTTAATAATTTCTTAAATAAAGGAAAGGCAAAGTATAAGAAGCATTTTAGTGTTCCTAATTAGAGAGGAAGTAAATGTGAGATATTTGATATCTTATTAATGAGTTCTTTGTAACTAGTAAATGCCAATAGCAACTTTAAATAGAgcatttttatattgttttatttttttattattatttttttttgaggagaaAGAATATACACTCAAaagtgtattttattttatattcaaaAAACATCCAAAATTATATCCTACCTTCAAGACTGTAGGAACAGAGACAAATTAGGTTATATTTTGACCTTTtgagagtaagaagaaaacaCCTTTCATGCC containing:
- the LOC113809465 gene encoding uncharacterized protein isoform X3; amino-acid sequence: MKNSSNPEVKKYAYRLAKSDGSFDTLLGMGCMVLLEKSSLNVLEELLKGYPEDFSQNLGDLLIEAFRIILDFWRGSELQIGIDYDEVCEYDMMAVFEHILTQVPIYYQNGGNSVTNEEFLHELWILGTDVVVPDETRIKALELAEKYLTFDKRVKEMLETLRRGEVVSSE